The Raphanus sativus cultivar WK10039 chromosome 2, ASM80110v3, whole genome shotgun sequence DNA segment GTTCTCAGAAAACAGTCATTTCATATCCAAGATATCGCCATATGTTCAATTCATATCTACTTATATGATTCTGTCAAAGTATACCTGAACTTATATGACTCTACCAAAACATACCCGATTTATAAATTTTCGGAGAAATTATACACCAGTTGCCACATCAGCTGCCACATCATTTATTTATGTTCGTGTGGATGTTACGTCAGCTACTTTTGCTTACGAAAATGCTAtgtgtacaatttttttaaaaaaataaatgtttagaaaatgtaaaatttcataaatttttattatttagtaaattttttttttaaaatttaattttatataagagatatattcgtaaatagttcgattataaaaattatatatatatagctcaaATTCAGTACTAGTGTTGTAGTCTTGTTACACTTTGTACACGTCTGCTGTGGGCAGCAACAATACCACACTCACGGGCCAAACATaaattaattagttattttatccTGTATTCACTAGCTATTGAAGcaaattataatttcataacaaacactgaaaattaaaataacggAAAAACCGTGTTGACTAAAAAAACAATCATTGATATTTTATTCAATACGACAAATGAACAAATTACAATAAAGGGAGTAACACTCAAGCAAGGCGCTCTCGCCATACAACAAAAGTAAACAACACAAACTCATTGATGTTCTGATGTTCATCTTGAACTTCACCACTTCAAATAAACGAgtacaaaagaaaacattacaATAAAAGATTCAAGCTTTAATTTATCCGATTGACGTCGCTTTGAGTTTAAGGGCATTGGAAGCCAGCTGGGGACTTTCTTTTGCACACATTGAGAAGCAAACTTAGGTTGATGGGAAGGTTAAGTTTGATGCCAAGAACGCTAGCGTTGAGGGCAGTGCAAAGACAAACCGCAGCTTCAAGATCGACCAAACCCCTGATGAGGTTACAACATGGAGTCACAGGAGGAGTTCCGAGAGTCACATCGTTCAACAAGTTTAGGGCGTCAACACAAACACCAAGCTTTAAGGCGTCTTTAGGGCAAGCTCCCGTGGTGGTTGGTGTAGATGGTGGGCTAGGTTTGTGTTTGTTGTGTTTGCGTGGTGGAGGAGGACAATTGGTACTTCGGGTGGCTGTAGTGAGGGTGAAGAAAAGGATGTtgaagagaaggaagagagCAAGAGAGTCTTTAAGAGCCATTGGTTACTGAGGGAATGGGAAAAAAGCCCTATAAATTAATTTCAAGTCGAGAAGTGGTGGAGAAAGTGAAGAGTGTTTAGTGTGTATTTATAGGGGGAATTGAATGGCTTGAGAAG contains these protein-coding regions:
- the LOC108823991 gene encoding 14 kDa proline-rich protein DC2.15 produces the protein MALKDSLALFLLFNILFFTLTTATRSTNCPPPPRKHNKHKPSPPSTPTTTGACPKDALKLGVCVDALNLLNDVTLGTPPVTPCCNLIRGLVDLEAAVCLCTALNASVLGIKLNLPINLSLLLNVCKRKSPAGFQCP